The nucleotide window CTGCGCGCATTCTCGTGATCGTCGGCCAGCCGGTCCACATGGCCGGAAAGGGCCACGATCCCCGCTGCCGCCAGCAGTCCGGCCTGGCGCATGCCGCCGCCAAGCACCTTGCGCCAGCGGTGGGCCTTCTCGATCAGTACGCGGGTGCCGCACAGCAGCGAACCGACCGGTGCTCCCAGCCCTTTGGAGAGGCAGACGGAAACGGAATCGAAATGCCGGGAAATTTCCCGGACTGGCACACCCTGTTTGACCGCGGCATTGAAAATGCGGGCGCCGTCCAGATGGATGGCAAGGTTGCGCTCCAGGGCAAACGCGTGTGCCCGTGCCAGGTAGTCCAGCGGCAGCACCTTGCCTGCCACGGTATTTTCCAGGCAGAGCAGGCGCGTACGGGCAAAATGGTGATCGGCCGGTTTGATGGCACGGGCCACCCGTGCCAGGTCCAGTGTGCCGTCCTGTTCAAATTCGAGGGGTTGCGGCTGGATGCTGCCGAGAACGGCCGCTCCGCCCCCTTCATAGCGGTAGCAATGGGCATCCTGGCCGACGATGTACTCATCCCCCCGTTCGCAGTGGCTCATCAGGGCCAGAAGATTGGACTGGGTCCCGCTGGCCACGAACAGCGCCGCTTCCGTGCCGAGCAGTTCCGCTGCCATTGCCTCCAGCCGGTTCACCGTCGGGTCCTCTCCGTACACATCATCGCCAACCTCGGCCTCGGCCATGGCCATGCGCATGCTCCGGGTCGGCTGTGTTACCGTATCACTTCTGAGGTCGATCACTTTCATCCACATGTCCTTTTCGCTTTTGTCATTCGTTCCGGCATTGGCTCCGGAATCAGAGTCACTTGATCATCAGGAAGTTTTTTACCCCCGTAAAGACGATCTGGGCAGCCAGGGCCGCCACGAACAGTCCGGTCAGTTTGCTGAGGATGGTGATGCCTTTCTTGCCGATCAGGTGCTCGATGGAAGCGGCCGAAAACAGCAGCACGCCCACGCAGACCACTGCCGTGGCCAAGGCGGCGCAGCCGACAAAGATCTGCCAGGTTTGCTGAATCTCGGCCCCCATGACCAGCAGTGCGCCGGTAGTACCCGGCCCGACGGTGACCGGGATGGCGAGCGGCACCACCGAGATTGCTTCACGACGCTCACTGGTGGGGGGGGAATCGTCGCCATGTACCATGTGCACGGCAGAGAGGAAAAGCAGACAGCCGGCCCCGATCCTGAACGAGTCCAGGGTCACGCCGAACAGGGAGAACAGGGTGTTGCCGAAGAAATACAGGGTAAAGCAGGCCACCAGCACGGCAACGGTCACCCGCAGGGCCAGGGTGCGCCGCTCGCTGGAGGTATTGTGCTGCGTCATGGCCAGGAAGGCCGAGAGCACGAAAAAAGGAGTGAGCAGGAAAAAGAATTTGATCCAGATGTGGAAGAAAAAATCGCCGTAGATGTCCATGAGATCTGTGCCTTTGAATTATTAATCGTACAGGGGGAAGGTATGCCCCTTCACAACAGTCCTTGCGCCAACGTTCCCAGCGTCTTGATACCCTGCTCTATCCGCTCGTCCCACAGGGATGACGAAAGCCGGATATGATTGGGGTATTTGCCGGTCAGGGAAAAGAGCGGCCCCGGTGCGATGCTGATGCCATGGCCCAGCGCCCGGTGGTACAGCTTGATGGCATCGCACCCTTCCGGCATCTCGACCCACAGCATGAAGCCCCCCGACGGCCGCGTCATGCGCGTTCCAGCCGGGAAATAGCGCGCCACGGCATCGGCCATCCGGGAAATATTGCCGGCGTAGATGCGCCGGACCGTCCTCAGGTGGTGATCATAGCCGCCGGTGGCCAGAAATTCGGCCAGGGCCAGTTGCGGGGGAGACGAAGTGGCGAGGTTCATCATCATCTTGAGTCGTTCCATCTCCGGCTGAAAACGGCCGGCAACGGCCCAGCCCACTCGGTAGCCCGGAGCCAGGGTTTTTGAGATGGAGGTGCAGTAGATGACCAGCTCCCTGCGATCGAATGACTTGGCCGCCACCGGCCGCTCCTTGCCGAAGACCAGATCACCGTAGATGTCGTCCTCGATCAGGGGAATTTCATGGGTTGCCAGAAGCTCCACCAGTTCGCGTTTGCGCTCGGCCGGCATCAGGCTTCCCAGGGGGTTGCTGAAATTGGGGACGATCAGGCAGGCTTTGATCCGGTTCTGGCTTATGACGTAGCGCAGGGCCTCGATACTGATGCCCTCGCGGGGAGTGGCCGGCACCTCCAGCGCCTTCAATCCCAGTTCGGCGATCAGCTGCAGAAAATTGAAATAAAAGGGGGATTCCACCGCAATGGTGTCTCCGGGCTGGCAGGTGGCGCGCAGGGCCAGTAGCACCGCTTCCACGCATCCCGAGGTGACGAATATCTCGTCCGGCCGGGCGCTGATTCCCGCCATCAGAGAACGCTGGGCAATCTGGACCCGTAACCGCTCCGACCCGCGCGGGGGCTGGTACGATATGCTCTGGTCGGGAAACCGCCGCGATTCGCTCGCCAGCAGACGGTTCAGCTTGTCGACAGGCAGGTGCTGCGGGTGCGGAACCGCGCTTCCCAAGGGCAGCAGGTCCCGGTTCATCCTGCTCTTGATCACCTCCTGGCACAGGTCGCTGATGGTCGCGGTCACCGAGGCCGGTTCAATCGGGTGGCGGTGCGGCAGTTCCGGTTCGCTGATCTCCGGCGCCCGGGCACGCACATAGTACCCGGACTGGGGACGGGCCTCGATTAGGCGGCGATCCTCCAGCAGGGCGTAGGCCTGCATGACCGTGTTGATGCTGACCTCGAACCTGCGGCTCAACTGCCTGATGGAGGGCACCCGGTCGCCGACCCGGAAGGTGCCTTGCTCGATCAGTGCCGAAATCTCTACTGCCACCTGTTCATAGAGTGGCGCCATGCAGTCCGTATTGTCCGATACGTTGATCATGTCCGGAGGATACCCGACCGTACTCCTGTGGAACAAGGTACAGTTGTCTCTGTTTTTGATGGTTACAATTTGGAAATTGATAAACTGTTATGGTAACAAATCAAATAAGCTGTATCTGTTTTTCTGGCTTTACGCAAGTATAATTTAATCGAATCATAGAACAAGGAGGCTCCGTCATGGAATTTTGTCTCGGGTCGGGTGAATTGGTTCGTCTCGAAGGGGGGAAAGCGGGTCTGGTGCTGCGTTGTACGGCAGGCGCTGTGTGGCTGACAAAAGGGGACGGTATCGACTATCTGATCCCGGCCGGCCGGCGCATGTCGCTTGCCAGAGGGGAAAGCGCCCTGGTTGAAGCGCTCGAAGCTGCCGAACTCCGGTTGGGTGAGTCCGCATCGGCCGGAGACGCAGTGAAGCGTGTCATCGCCCTGGCTGCCTGCTGACCTGCGGCCGGTGTTTTTTCCTTCGGGAAGTGTACTCATCCGGAGTACATGCCCGCAGAGTTCGCATTAAAGCTTGCCGAATCCAGGGGAAACCACTACATAAGACAGTACTGCATTGAATTCGTCTGTACTGAGAGGTGGGCACAATGCTCAACGGTTACACCCTTCCGCTTACACCGCGCGGTACCTCCAGCCTTGCGCCCAGACCACCCTGGCACTATGTCGGAAACTGCCTGGCCGTTGAATATGAAGCTTCTCCGGAGGCGGTGCGGTCATTCCTGCCGGCGGGACTCGACTATCATTCGCCCCGCTGCGCCGTTTATTTCGTGGAGTGGCAGTATGCCAGCGAAGAGGGGGAGGAGTACCTGGACCCGGTCCGGAGCCAGTATCGTGAGACGATCTTCCTGATATCCGCCAGCTTCGAAGGGAGTGAATGCGCCTACTGCCCTTTCATCTGGGTCGACCAGGATGTTTCCCTGATGCGCGGACTGGCCCAGGGCTGGCCCAAGCAGATCGGTTCGACCTGGATTTCCCGCTCCTATGACCTGCCGTCCAAGGCGGCGCCCGTAACCGGCCCCGGCGGAAGATTCGGCGCCACCCTGGCGGTCAAGGATCGCCGTCTGGCGGAAGCGGTGGTCACACTGCGGGAAGAGACCACGCAGCTCCCTTCTCCAAACTTTGCCAAGGCCGTCAACACGCGCCATTTTCCCGAGTTGGCGGCAGGACTCCACGACCGGCCTGCGGTCCACGAGCTGGTGCAGCTCAAATCCCGCGACGTCCGCATCTCCCCGATCTGGAAGGGGGAGGCTGACCTGCGGATCTTCGATCATCCCTACCTGGAGCTTCCCGACCTGGCGCCGACCGTTGTCAATGGCGGATACCGCTTTTCGTGCGCATTGACGGTCGACGACCTGCTCTTCCTGCGCAACCTCAAGGATGAAGCGTGAAATATCCTGAGGAGTATGCAGGGGGTACCATCCGTTGAATCAGAGTGCTTTCAATCCCCTGTTCAGCGGTTTCGGGCTCGGTGCGAGCCTGATCATCGCCATCGGCAGTCAGAATGCTTTTGTGCTCAGGCAAGGGCTGAAGCGGGAATTCGTCTTTACCGTCTGCACCGTCTGCTTTCTCTGCGATGCCATCCTGATCGCCCTTGGCGCGGGTGGCTTCGGCGCGCTGGTAGCATCTTCCCCCCTGCTGCTGGATCTGGCCTGCTGGAGCGGGGCTGCTTTTCTGGTACTGTACGGCGTGCGCTCCTTCCATGCGGCGCTCAACCCCGGCGTGCTGGCGGCCGCAGACGACGGCTCTCCGCTGAATGCCCTGCTGAAAGTGGTTCTGACCACCCTGGCCCTGACCCTGCTGAACCCGCACGTATACCTGGATACGGTGCTGCTGCTCGGCAGCCTGGCTGCCCAATACCCTGGCCAGGCCCGGATGCTGTTCGCTGTCGGGGCCATGGCTGCTTCATTCGTCTGGTTTTTCGGACTGGGGTACGGCGCGCGGATCATCGAACCGCTCTTCCGCAGACCGGCGGCCTGGCGCATCCTCGACGTGCTGGTCGGCTGCACCATGTGGTTCATTGCCGGCAATCTGGTATGGTCCCGGTTCACAGCCGGGTAGTTTCACAGGCCTTTTAAGGAGGAACAATGAATAGAAAACCTGATCGCGCAGAAGCCTGGAACCTGCTGACAGAGTTCGTGCACAGCGACAATCTCCGGCGCCATGCCCTGGCAGTGGAGGCGGTCATGCGGCATCTGGCCCGGAAGCGGGCTGCGGATGAAGAGGAGTGGGGGGGGATCGGACTGGTCCATGACATCGATTACGAGCGCTACCCGGAGGAGCATTGCACCAAAGTCCGGGACATTCTCGGCCAACACGGCTGGCCGGAGGAGTACATTCGGGCCGTGGTTTCGCACGGCTGGGGCATCTGCAGCGAGGAGGAGCCGCTGACGGACCTGGAAAAGAGCCTCTACGCCGTCGACGAATTGACCGGGCTGGTGGCCGCCGCCGCGCTGGTTCGCCCGTCCCGGAGCGTTCTGGATCTGCCGGTGAAGAGCGTGCTCAAGAAATGGAAGGACAAGACCTTTGCCGCCGGGGCCGACCGTTCCGTCATAGAACGGGGGGCCGCGATGCTGGGCGTTTCGATCGAGGAACTGGTGGCCGATACCATCGAAGGGATGCAAGCCGAGGCTGAGGCTATCGGGCTCAAGGGAAATCTGTAGCAGACATGGGGAACGAAACAATCCAAAGAAACGATGCGCCTCTGCAGCGGGGGACCGCAGTGCTGTTCCTCTTTCTGGCGGCGCTCTGCTGGAGTCTGGGGGGCGTGCTGATCAAAGGGGTGGCGTGGCATCCCATGGCAATCGCCGGGGTGCGCAGTCTGATCGCTGCCGGAGTGATTCTGGTGGCCTTCGGCCGCCCTCGCTTTACCTGGTCCGCCCCCCAGATCGGCGGGGCGCTCGCCTATGCAGCCACCTCGATCCTGTTCGTGGCCTCCACCAAGCTGACCACCGCCGCCAACGCCATTCTGCTGCAGTACACCGCCCCGGCCTTTGCCG belongs to Geobacter sp. SVR and includes:
- the ltaE gene encoding low-specificity L-threonine aldolase; protein product: MKVIDLRSDTVTQPTRSMRMAMAEAEVGDDVYGEDPTVNRLEAMAAELLGTEAALFVASGTQSNLLALMSHCERGDEYIVGQDAHCYRYEGGGAAVLGSIQPQPLEFEQDGTLDLARVARAIKPADHHFARTRLLCLENTVAGKVLPLDYLARAHAFALERNLAIHLDGARIFNAAVKQGVPVREISRHFDSVSVCLSKGLGAPVGSLLCGTRVLIEKAHRWRKVLGGGMRQAGLLAAAGIVALSGHVDRLADDHENARRLALGLAELKGLTVDPASVQTNMVFVGVGGRGGELSDFLKQRGIMIFGQENLRLVTHLDITSGDIDTVIAAFGEFFAGK
- a CDS encoding MarC family protein, with the protein product MDIYGDFFFHIWIKFFFLLTPFFVLSAFLAMTQHNTSSERRTLALRVTVAVLVACFTLYFFGNTLFSLFGVTLDSFRIGAGCLLFLSAVHMVHGDDSPPTSERREAISVVPLAIPVTVGPGTTGALLVMGAEIQQTWQIFVGCAALATAVVCVGVLLFSAASIEHLIGKKGITILSKLTGLFVAALAAQIVFTGVKNFLMIK
- a CDS encoding PLP-dependent aminotransferase family protein; amino-acid sequence: MINVSDNTDCMAPLYEQVAVEISALIEQGTFRVGDRVPSIRQLSRRFEVSINTVMQAYALLEDRRLIEARPQSGYYVRARAPEISEPELPHRHPIEPASVTATISDLCQEVIKSRMNRDLLPLGSAVPHPQHLPVDKLNRLLASESRRFPDQSISYQPPRGSERLRVQIAQRSLMAGISARPDEIFVTSGCVEAVLLALRATCQPGDTIAVESPFYFNFLQLIAELGLKALEVPATPREGISIEALRYVISQNRIKACLIVPNFSNPLGSLMPAERKRELVELLATHEIPLIEDDIYGDLVFGKERPVAAKSFDRRELVIYCTSISKTLAPGYRVGWAVAGRFQPEMERLKMMMNLATSSPPQLALAEFLATGGYDHHLRTVRRIYAGNISRMADAVARYFPAGTRMTRPSGGFMLWVEMPEGCDAIKLYHRALGHGISIAPGPLFSLTGKYPNHIRLSSSLWDERIEQGIKTLGTLAQGLL
- a CDS encoding DUF2917 domain-containing protein, which produces MEFCLGSGELVRLEGGKAGLVLRCTAGAVWLTKGDGIDYLIPAGRRMSLARGESALVEALEAAELRLGESASAGDAVKRVIALAAC
- a CDS encoding acetoacetate decarboxylase family protein encodes the protein MLNGYTLPLTPRGTSSLAPRPPWHYVGNCLAVEYEASPEAVRSFLPAGLDYHSPRCAVYFVEWQYASEEGEEYLDPVRSQYRETIFLISASFEGSECAYCPFIWVDQDVSLMRGLAQGWPKQIGSTWISRSYDLPSKAAPVTGPGGRFGATLAVKDRRLAEAVVTLREETTQLPSPNFAKAVNTRHFPELAAGLHDRPAVHELVQLKSRDVRISPIWKGEADLRIFDHPYLELPDLAPTVVNGGYRFSCALTVDDLLFLRNLKDEA
- a CDS encoding LysE/ArgO family amino acid transporter; the encoded protein is MNQSAFNPLFSGFGLGASLIIAIGSQNAFVLRQGLKREFVFTVCTVCFLCDAILIALGAGGFGALVASSPLLLDLACWSGAAFLVLYGVRSFHAALNPGVLAAADDGSPLNALLKVVLTTLALTLLNPHVYLDTVLLLGSLAAQYPGQARMLFAVGAMAASFVWFFGLGYGARIIEPLFRRPAAWRILDVLVGCTMWFIAGNLVWSRFTAG
- a CDS encoding hydrolase, with product MNRKPDRAEAWNLLTEFVHSDNLRRHALAVEAVMRHLARKRAADEEEWGGIGLVHDIDYERYPEEHCTKVRDILGQHGWPEEYIRAVVSHGWGICSEEEPLTDLEKSLYAVDELTGLVAAAALVRPSRSVLDLPVKSVLKKWKDKTFAAGADRSVIERGAAMLGVSIEELVADTIEGMQAEAEAIGLKGNL